One window from the genome of Salvia miltiorrhiza cultivar Shanhuang (shh) chromosome 7, IMPLAD_Smil_shh, whole genome shotgun sequence encodes:
- the LOC130994424 gene encoding uncharacterized protein LOC130994424 — MEGTPRGCGRGCGRGFIPEHPIPQVAPERTAEEKFRKEKPPTFDGLGGPMDAEKWVRTVERIFSYICCDDEDKVTCATYQLVDEADFWWESARRTMTEDQWENFTWEDFKNELYEKYILGCCRQKKQNEFWNLKQRVGTVTEYDRAFNQLSRYAPLLVDTDEKRAEKFRNGLRHEISISLASQGGLTYAQILSRALTIESLLPKEKGKAPGQFGFIPPQDGGKGKRKWNEGTGGNPIHWKREGEFSWHKNGRKGASDFDDESHKDNEEGRVSGFPSQFDMRT; from the coding sequence ATGGAAGGCACTCCGAGAGGATGCGGTCGCGGATGCggcaggggattcatccctgaaCATCCTATCCCTCAAGTAGCACCAGAGCGTACTGCTGAGGAAAAGTTTCGTAAGGAAAAgcctccaacgtttgatggtCTGGGCGGTCCCATGGACGCCGAGAAATGGGTTAGAACAGTAGAGCGAATCTTCAGCTACATCTGTTGCGACGATGAAGACAAAGTGACTTGCGCAACCTACCAACTGGTAGacgaagccgacttctggtgggaatcggCGAGGCGCACAATGACTGAGGATCAGTGGGAAAATTTCACTTGGGAGGATTTTAAGAATGAGTTGTATGAGAAATACATATTGGGATGCTGTagacagaagaaacagaacgagTTCTGGAACTTGAAGCAGAGGGTTGGGACAGTAACTGAGTATGACAGGGCTTTTAACCAGCTGTCAAGATATGCTCCACTCTtagtggatactgatgagaaacgCGCAGAGAAATTCAGGAATGGACTGCGCCACGAGATATCAATCTCCCTAGCAAGTCAGGGAGGTCTCACTTATGCACAAATTCTAAGCAGAGCTCTCACCATCGAGTCTTTACTACCAAAGGAGAAAGGAAAAGCTCCGGGACAGTTTGGATTcataccacctcaagatggtggtaaaggaaaaagaaagtggaacgAGGGAACTGGAGGAAACCCAATCCACTGGAAAAGAGAAGGCGagttttcatggcataagaATGGGAGGAAGGGTGCCAGTGATTTCGACGATGAAAGCCACAAAGATAATGAGGAAGGGAGAGTGTCAGGCTTTCCTAGTCAGTTTGACATGAGAACATGA